From Scatophagus argus isolate fScaArg1 chromosome 2, fScaArg1.pri, whole genome shotgun sequence, a single genomic window includes:
- the lrrtm1 gene encoding leucine-rich repeat transmembrane neuronal protein 1 has protein sequence MLMDFLLIGLYLKWPQKKPPGLILCLLGIFLRTVPLVEGVCPRLCRCDSKLLYCEGLNLTDIPRNLSSAMGLSMRENNLTELREGQLAGLSQLTWLYLDHNNIDIVEEGAFDRLRRVKELDLSSNRIESLPNGTFRPLPNLRILDLSYNRLQALEPDLFHGLRKLTNLHLRYNALKFVPVRIFQDCRSMQFLDLGYNQLQSLARNSFAGLFKLTELHLEHNELVKVNLAHFPRLISLRTLYMHNNRATIVVNTLDWTWHFLEKIDLSANEIEYIEPHVFESAPNLKVLMLDSNRLASVDQRILDSWSSLESITLAGNDWECSRNVCALASWLSAFRGQRDNSLLCSSPDTAQGEDVLDAVYAFQLCEDPPMEVTTAGLYASTRDLAQGGSVFLGPFTPNPYEGEGSEVVTSSFTVTVGHDDTESTMQIHKVVTGTMALIFSFLIIVLMLYVAWKCFPAGIRQLRQCFSSQRRKQKQKQSMQQMAAISTPEYYVDYKPNHIEGALVIINEYGSCTCQQQPSRECEV, from the coding sequence ATGCTAATGGATTTCCTTCTAATTGGACTGTACTTAAAGTGGCCACAGAAGAAGCCCCCTGGGTTGATACTGTGTTTGTTGGGTATTTTTCTAAGAACGGTTCCCTTGGTAGAGGGGGTTTGTCCAAGGCTGTGCCGCTGCGACAGCAAGCTGCTGTACTGCGAGGGGCTCAACCTCACAGACATTCCCCGCAATCTGAGCAGCGCCATGGGCCTGTCCATGAGAGAAAACAACTTGACCGAGCTGCGTGAAGGCCAACTGGCTGGTCTGTCACAGCTCACCTGGCTCTACCTAGACCACAACAACATTGACATTGTAGAGGAGGGTGCATTTGACAGGCTAAGACGGGTCAAGGAGTTGGACCTCAGCAGCAACCGGATTGAGAGTCTGCCAAATGGTACCTTTAGGCCCCTCCCAAACCTGCGTATCCTGGACCTCTCATACAACAGACTGCAAGCCCTAGAGCCTGACCTCTTTCATGGCCTTAGAAAGCTCACCAATTTGCATTTGCGCTACAATGCTCTCAAATTTGTGCCAGTGCGGATTTTTCAAGACTGCCGGAGCATGCAGTTTCTGGACTTGGGATACAACCAACTGCAGAGCCTGGCACGAAACTCCTTTGCTGGCCTCTTCAAGTTGACTGAGTTGCATCTTGAGCACAATGAGTTAGTTAAAGTCAACCTAGCCCACTTCCCTCGCCTCATCTCTTTACGTACTCTGTACATGCACAACAATCGTGCCACGATTGTTGTCAATACTCTGGACTGGACATGGCATTTTTTAGAGAAGATTGACCTTTCAGCCAATGAAATTGAGTACATTGAACCACATGTTTTTGAGAGCGCACCCAACCTTAAGGTGCTGATGTTAGACTCCAATCGGTTGGCCTCTGTGGACCAGCGTATCCTGGATTCGTGGTCATCTCTGGAAAGCATTACCCTGGCAGGGAATGACTGGGAGTGCAGTCGCAATGTGTGTGCCTTGGCCTCTTGGCTGAGTGCCTTCCGAGGCCAGCGTGACAATTCCCTGCTGTGTTCAAGCCCTGACACCGCACAGGGTGAGGATGTGTTGGATGCTGTTTACGCTTTTCAGCTTTGTGAGGATCCCCCAATGGAGGTAACTACAGCAGGCCTGTACGCCTCTACAAGGGATCTGGCCCAGGGTGGCTCTGTTTTCCTGGGCCCATTTACTCCCAACCCTTATGAGGGTGAGGGTAGTGAAGTGGTAACCAGTTCTTTCACTGTCACAGTGGGCCATGATGACACTGAGAGCACCATGCAGATCCACAAGGTGGTGACTGGAACCATGGCACtcatcttttcctttctcatcaTAGTGCTCATGCTGTATGTGGCATGGAAGTGCTTTCCAGCTGGAATAAGACAACTGAGGCAGTGCTTTAGCAGTCAGCGCCGTAAGCAGAAGCAAAAGCAAAGCATGCAGCAGATGGCTGCAATTTCTACACCAGAGTACTATGTTGACTATAAACCTAACCACATTGAAGGAGCTCTGGTAATCATCAATGAATATGGCTCCTGCACATGCCAACAGCAACCTTCTCGGGAATGTGAGGTGTGA